The Thermodesulfobacteriota bacterium genome has a window encoding:
- the dnaB gene encoding replicative DNA helicase, whose product MRLPPQNLEAEQCVLGAALLQNDSLLRVIEILQDEDFYRTAHRRIFSALITLLERNEPQDLITLINILKERNQLDEIGGPAAVAALTDGVPSTANILYYAQIVRKKSVLRRLIQVCSDIAARCYEEQDDIDELLNEVEETVFEISRAKSSQSTFPMSTIIKGTFKMVERLYERKELITGVATGYAEFDKRTAGLQPSDLIILAGRPSMGKTALAMNMAQHAAIHRKVPVVIFSLEMSKEQLGMRLLCSESRVDSHRLRTGFIQETDWPKLIRAAGRLSEAPIFIDDTPAITALEMRAKARRLKSEHNLGLVVVDYLQLMRGHSRTERREQEISEISRALKAMAKELSVPVVALSQLNRSVEQRPNKRPQLSDLRESGAIEQDADLICFIYRDEVYNKAEDNPNRGLAEVIIGKQRNGPTGTVMMTFLDRFSTFENLAQGDPRGEGFAGD is encoded by the coding sequence CTGCGCCTGCCCCCCCAGAACCTGGAGGCGGAACAGTGCGTCCTGGGCGCCGCCCTTCTCCAGAACGACTCTCTGCTGCGGGTCATCGAGATCCTCCAGGACGAGGATTTCTACCGCACCGCCCACCGCCGGATTTTCTCCGCCCTGATCACCCTGCTGGAGCGCAACGAGCCCCAGGACCTCATCACCCTCATCAACATTCTCAAGGAGCGCAACCAGCTCGACGAGATCGGTGGGCCGGCTGCGGTGGCAGCCCTCACCGACGGGGTGCCCTCCACCGCCAACATCCTTTATTACGCCCAGATCGTCCGCAAGAAGTCGGTGCTGCGGCGTCTCATCCAGGTCTGCTCGGACATCGCTGCCCGCTGTTACGAGGAGCAGGACGATATCGACGAGCTCCTGAACGAGGTGGAGGAGACCGTCTTCGAGATCTCCCGGGCCAAGAGCTCCCAGTCCACCTTCCCCATGAGCACCATCATCAAGGGCACCTTCAAGATGGTGGAGCGGCTCTATGAGCGCAAGGAGCTCATCACCGGTGTGGCCACCGGTTATGCCGAATTCGACAAGCGCACCGCCGGCCTCCAGCCCTCGGACCTCATCATCCTGGCCGGCCGGCCCTCCATGGGCAAGACCGCCCTGGCCATGAACATGGCGCAGCACGCCGCCATCCACCGGAAGGTGCCGGTGGTGATCTTCTCCCTGGAGATGTCCAAGGAGCAGCTGGGCATGCGGCTCTTGTGCTCGGAGAGCCGGGTGGATTCCCACCGCCTGCGCACCGGCTTCATCCAGGAGACCGACTGGCCGAAGCTCATCCGGGCGGCCGGGCGTCTTTCCGAGGCCCCGATCTTCATCGACGACACCCCGGCCATCACTGCCCTCGAGATGCGGGCCAAGGCCCGGCGCCTCAAGAGCGAGCACAACCTGGGCCTGGTGGTGGTGGACTACCTGCAGCTCATGCGGGGCCACAGCCGCACCGAGCGCCGGGAGCAGGAGATCAGCGAGATCTCCCGGGCCTTGAAGGCCATGGCCAAGGAGCTGTCGGTGCCGGTGGTGGCCCTGTCCCAGCTCAACCGCTCGGTGGAGCAGCGGCCCAACAAGCGGCCCCAGCTGTCGGATCTTCGCGAATCGGGAGCGATCGAGCAGGATGCAGACCTCATCTGCTTCATCTACCGGGATGAGGTCTACAACAAAGCGGAAGACAATCCGAACCGGGGGCTGGCTGAGGTGATCATCGGCAAGCAGCGCAACGGCCCCACCGGCACCGTGATGATGACCTTTTTGGACCGTTTCAGCACCTTCGAAAACCTGGCCCAGGGCGACCCCCGTGGTGAAGGCTTCGCGGGCGACTGA
- the leuS gene encoding leucine--tRNA ligase: protein MTANEIPDYDSAAVEARWQARWQESQAWRVGLLPQRPKYYVLEMFPYPSGAIHMGHVRNYTIGDVLARYKRMQGFDVLHPMGWDAFGLPAENAAIKRGIHPAAWTFDNIAAMKKQLQRMGLSYDWDRELATCAPEYYRWEQRFFIEMLRRGLVYQRLTTVNWCEGCHTVLANEQVEGGACWRCHTEVEPREMACWFFRITAYVEELLAGLDQLTGWPERVISQQRQWIGKSTGALVRFPVEGSDQPLAIFTTRPDTIFGVTFMSLAVDHPMVAEVVASEGADSALARFVAETRIARQRQEHEQELDKAGVFTGRYCRNPFTGERVPIWAANFVLMEYGTGAVMAVPAHDQRDFEFATRYGLPVRQVIVPPGQEVAASRPALTAAYEEPGVLVASGPFTGLPSQEAKGAITAQAEKEGFGQAHVTYKLRDWGLSRQRYWGAPIPIIHCQACGPQPVPEADLPVVLPTDFVWPADGRSPLPAMAEFVHVPCPACGGPGRRDTDTMDTFVESSWYFARFTSAREDTRPFDPQAVAAWLPVDQYIGGIEHAVLHLLYARFFTKVLRDMGYLSVDEPAARLLTQGMVLKDGAKMSKSKGNVVDPDALIERYGADTVRLFSLFAAPPDKDLEWSTQGVEGASRFLSRVWRLVHEQLPVLAAAGSAPADLDAASRDLHRKTHQTMRKVTEDIETRLHFNTAIAAIMELTNAISAATAAEAATTVAPAVLREAIEAVVTLLSPMVPHLAEELWQTLGHDQPLAFAAWPAFDPAVAQEDLVTVVVQVNGKLRSRLTVPPGTASGELQAMALADDKVLRFLAGKPVRKAIVVPDKLVNLVVAG from the coding sequence ATGACCGCAAACGAGATTCCCGACTACGACAGTGCCGCGGTGGAGGCCCGCTGGCAGGCCCGCTGGCAGGAGAGTCAGGCCTGGCGGGTGGGCCTCCTGCCCCAGCGGCCCAAGTACTATGTCCTGGAGATGTTCCCTTACCCTTCCGGGGCCATCCACATGGGGCATGTGCGCAACTACACCATCGGCGATGTCCTGGCCCGCTACAAGCGGATGCAGGGCTTCGATGTGCTCCATCCCATGGGCTGGGACGCCTTCGGCCTGCCGGCGGAGAACGCGGCCATCAAAAGAGGCATCCACCCGGCGGCCTGGACCTTCGACAACATCGCCGCCATGAAGAAGCAGCTCCAGCGCATGGGCCTGTCCTATGACTGGGACCGGGAGCTGGCCACCTGTGCGCCGGAGTACTACCGCTGGGAGCAGCGCTTCTTCATCGAGATGCTCCGCCGGGGCCTGGTCTACCAGAGGCTCACCACGGTCAACTGGTGCGAGGGCTGCCACACGGTGCTGGCCAACGAGCAGGTGGAGGGAGGAGCCTGCTGGCGCTGCCACACCGAGGTGGAGCCCCGGGAGATGGCCTGCTGGTTCTTCCGGATCACCGCCTACGTCGAGGAGCTTCTTGCCGGCCTCGACCAGCTTACCGGCTGGCCGGAGCGGGTGATCAGCCAGCAGCGCCAGTGGATCGGCAAGAGCACCGGTGCCCTGGTCCGGTTCCCGGTGGAGGGCAGCGACCAGCCCTTGGCCATCTTCACCACCCGGCCGGACACCATCTTCGGCGTCACCTTCATGAGCCTGGCGGTGGATCACCCCATGGTGGCCGAGGTGGTGGCCAGCGAGGGAGCGGATTCCGCGCTGGCCCGCTTCGTGGCCGAGACCCGCATCGCCCGCCAGCGCCAGGAGCATGAGCAGGAGCTGGACAAGGCCGGGGTCTTCACCGGCCGCTATTGCCGCAACCCGTTCACCGGCGAGCGGGTGCCGATCTGGGCCGCCAACTTCGTGCTCATGGAATACGGCACCGGCGCGGTGATGGCGGTACCGGCCCACGACCAGCGGGACTTCGAATTCGCCACCCGCTACGGCCTGCCGGTGCGGCAGGTGATCGTGCCGCCCGGCCAGGAGGTGGCCGCCAGCCGGCCGGCCCTGACCGCGGCCTACGAGGAGCCGGGGGTGCTGGTGGCCTCCGGTCCCTTCACCGGCCTGCCCTCCCAGGAGGCCAAGGGGGCGATCACCGCCCAGGCCGAGAAGGAGGGCTTCGGCCAGGCCCACGTCACCTACAAGCTCAGAGACTGGGGCCTGTCCCGGCAGCGGTACTGGGGAGCGCCCATCCCCATCATCCACTGCCAGGCCTGCGGCCCGCAGCCGGTGCCCGAGGCCGACCTGCCGGTGGTGCTGCCCACGGATTTCGTCTGGCCCGCCGACGGCCGCTCGCCGCTGCCTGCCATGGCCGAGTTCGTGCACGTCCCCTGCCCGGCCTGCGGCGGGCCGGGGCGACGGGACACCGACACCATGGACACCTTTGTGGAGTCGTCCTGGTACTTCGCCCGCTTCACCTCGGCCCGGGAGGATACCAGGCCCTTCGACCCCCAGGCAGTGGCGGCCTGGCTGCCGGTGGACCAGTACATCGGCGGCATCGAGCACGCGGTGCTCCATCTCCTCTATGCCCGGTTCTTCACCAAGGTGCTGCGGGACATGGGGTATCTGTCCGTGGATGAGCCGGCCGCAAGGCTCCTCACCCAGGGCATGGTGCTCAAGGACGGGGCCAAGATGTCCAAATCCAAGGGCAATGTCGTGGATCCGGACGCCCTGATCGAGCGCTACGGCGCGGATACGGTGCGCCTCTTCAGCCTCTTCGCCGCGCCGCCGGACAAGGATCTGGAGTGGAGCACCCAAGGGGTGGAAGGGGCTTCCCGGTTCCTGTCCCGGGTCTGGCGCCTGGTGCACGAGCAGCTGCCGGTCCTGGCAGCAGCCGGCTCGGCGCCAGCGGACCTCGATGCGGCCAGCCGGGACCTGCACCGCAAGACCCACCAGACCATGCGCAAGGTCACCGAGGACATCGAGACCCGGCTGCACTTCAACACCGCCATCGCCGCCATCATGGAGCTGACCAACGCCATCTCCGCCGCCACCGCGGCCGAGGCAGCGACAACCGTGGCGCCGGCGGTGCTGCGGGAGGCCATCGAGGCCGTGGTGACGCTGCTCTCCCCCATGGTGCCCCACCTGGCCGAGGAGCTGTGGCAGACCCTGGGCCACGACCAGCCCCTGGCCTTTGCCGCCTGGCCGGCCTTCGACCCGGCGGTGGCCCAGGAGGACCTGGTGACCGTGGTGGTGCAGGTGAACGGCAAGCTCCGCAGCCGTCTGACGGTTCCCCCCGGCACGGCCAGCGGCGAGCTGCAGGCCATGGCCCTGGCCGACGACAAGGTGCTCCGCTTTTTGGCCGGCAAGCCGGTCAGGAAGGCGATTGTGGTGCCGGACAAGCTGGTCAATCTGGTGGTGGCGGGATGA
- the lptE gene encoding LPS assembly lipoprotein LptE gives MMTRLVLALFGVCLLAAGCGYRHPAATMAGGQHRAIRLPMWQNRSNELGLEATFQRALADWFRKAGWLVVTGSGDPAELELAGSIVKLWLPGRAYGAFDRAEELRAQVTCDVRLLTADGRTLWHEPALVMDEPATVGEDAVASRDHRNRALARLASNLAERLGFRVLATREAGP, from the coding sequence ATGATGACCCGGCTGGTCCTGGCCCTCTTCGGGGTGTGCCTGCTCGCCGCCGGCTGCGGCTACCGCCATCCGGCTGCCACCATGGCCGGCGGCCAGCACCGGGCCATCCGGCTGCCGATGTGGCAGAACCGCTCCAACGAGCTGGGGCTGGAGGCCACCTTCCAGCGCGCCCTGGCGGACTGGTTCCGCAAGGCCGGCTGGTTGGTGGTGACCGGCTCCGGCGATCCGGCGGAGCTGGAGCTGGCAGGCTCCATCGTCAAGCTCTGGCTGCCCGGCCGGGCTTACGGGGCCTTCGACCGGGCCGAGGAGCTGCGGGCCCAGGTCACCTGCGATGTGCGCCTGCTCACCGCCGACGGCCGCACCCTGTGGCACGAGCCAGCCCTGGTCATGGACGAGCCGGCCACCGTGGGCGAGGATGCCGTTGCCAGCCGGGACCACCGCAACCGGGCCCTGGCCCGCCTGGCCAGCAATCTGGCCGAGCGCCTGGGCTTCCGGGTGCTGGCCACCCGGGAGGCTGGGCCATGA
- a CDS encoding DUF2784 domain-containing protein → MPIADLILVLHAVVVVLVVGGQALFMAGYHRRWRWVLHRSPRMVHLGLVLFITLQAWAGRWCPLTLLEYQYRAAAGEPVPTESFLQHWLGRLVYWDVPPRVCTAVYTLFGLLVLGYFLLLERRNRDTLRPSDAP, encoded by the coding sequence ATGCCGATCGCCGACCTCATCCTGGTCCTGCATGCCGTGGTCGTGGTCCTGGTGGTGGGTGGCCAGGCCCTGTTCATGGCTGGCTACCACCGCCGCTGGCGCTGGGTGCTGCACCGCTCTCCCCGGATGGTGCACCTGGGCCTGGTCCTGTTCATCACCCTCCAGGCCTGGGCCGGCCGCTGGTGCCCGCTCACGCTGCTGGAGTACCAGTACCGGGCCGCGGCCGGCGAGCCGGTGCCCACCGAGTCCTTTCTCCAGCACTGGCTCGGCCGGCTCGTCTACTGGGACGTACCGCCACGGGTCTGCACCGCCGTCTACACCCTGTTCGGGCTGCTGGTGCTGGGCTATTTTCTGCTCCTGGAAAGACGGAACAGAGACACGTTGCGCCCGTCCGACGCCCCTTGA